The Nitrospiria bacterium genome window below encodes:
- the pgsA gene encoding CDP-diacylglycerol--glycerol-3-phosphate 3-phosphatidyltransferase, with protein MNVPNGLTLFRILLIPFFINFLVYHYYLYALLIFLLASLTDGLDGFIARVSNQRTKLGSYLDPMADKLLLTAAFITLAYLKFIPVWITIVVVSRDAILLLGTLLLHLTQMNINMLPTLMGKSTTLFQLVCILAILFFVVFQKDTSNLSPLLFLTVGLTIISGLQYLFRWVRLMNHEGTQFV; from the coding sequence ATGAATGTTCCCAATGGCTTAACGCTTTTTCGGATCCTGTTGATCCCTTTTTTTATTAATTTTCTAGTATATCATTATTATCTTTATGCCCTGCTGATTTTCTTATTGGCTAGTTTGACGGATGGTTTAGATGGTTTTATCGCTCGAGTCTCCAATCAAAGGACCAAACTGGGAAGCTATTTAGATCCCATGGCAGACAAACTCCTTTTAACGGCGGCCTTTATTACGCTGGCCTATTTGAAATTTATTCCCGTTTGGATCACCATTGTAGTTGTGAGTCGTGATGCCATTTTACTTTTGGGAACTCTTTTATTGCATTTGACCCAAATGAACATTAACATGTTGCCAACGCTGATGGGAAAAAGTACCACATTATTTCAGTTGGTCTGTATCCTTGCCATTTTGTTTTTTGTGGTTTTCCAGAAAGATACGTCTAACCTTTCTCCTTTACTTTTCTTAACAGTAGGGCTTACGATCATATCCGGATTGCAGTACCTTTTTCGCTGGGTTAGATTAATGAACCATGAGGGAACGCAGTTCGTCTAA
- a CDS encoding tetratricopeptide repeat protein yields MKFKHIIFFLGFSCLNLISCGGKDTARFVDSARLESEVKDILINQGLSRRQALLAIRDYEDFLSAYFKTKSDLKAEAMHRLGDLLMEVTLKANREARLIYEDRSNRYREGQLKQKPLSPRFDFSKPIALYERVLTLYPSRPANDRVLYQLARGYLEEGKTHSGLQTLHLLMTRYPSSSYFLEAAFRVGDLRFELGLFQEANQAYQVIVEKGPSPFYQKGLYKIGWSYFKLQDYNRAIQTLGIFLDEKRVGENKDKKMESERPLDRLNDLDWEMIQEVVRVMAVSFDYLGGGPALVQYFKGIGNREYEEMIYRGLGDFYLAGGNPQKAISVYSLFLKQYPFHPHAPSLQWSLIQAYDQEQKIGRATEARIQFVQLFGPESQWVQRNANQRQGLYESRMKDTTYRLALFFHSEAQRVKQKGPLMKAVHWYQSFLSHYPGSKEALEVHFLFAESLFELGRFLEAAKAYEVVAYEYPHHSKSEEAAYAALVAYEQWQTVVLKEESTEAEKILLQNSKKFLERFLNHSKTPEVLLKVINLEYQRGDLSEARKFTRLFLDHSDAEDPMKTQAYQMLGAGYFQEGQYMSAAEAYGSAFRLLQPEHPKRKEFQDLMALSLYQEAERLKAEGNVEEASELFLRISEEIPGAKTAEASLYEGSLLLLQQGKKKKASANLEKLIESPSPYQNQAKRKLAVLYEKMNRPVDAAKLYDQFWKAEQEAGKKTDILFYTAGLYEKGGKWKVAADRFQKAAAQFPVDSKGKIESIFRSAQNLFREGDLQGSQKLYSSVIFLYQGSHSTLDSVSPFVAQSYLILGRGRHEDFLKVQLKHPLEENLKLKENLRVDVLEQYEKAAEFKIKEIVTEVSYRKGKLFEDYGLSIAQSERPSDLKPGELQEYNLLLEKESQQWKEKAVSAYERNVHRAQTVGLYDLWVKKSFERLGILNPQRYQKKEFEESVFRETGF; encoded by the coding sequence ATGAAATTTAAGCACATCATTTTTTTTCTTGGTTTTTCCTGCCTAAATCTTATTTCCTGTGGGGGGAAAGATACGGCTCGTTTTGTAGATTCTGCCCGCTTGGAATCAGAGGTGAAGGATATTTTAATCAATCAGGGTTTAAGTAGAAGGCAGGCTCTTCTGGCCATTCGGGATTATGAAGATTTTTTATCTGCTTATTTTAAGACCAAAAGTGATTTGAAAGCGGAGGCGATGCACCGATTAGGGGACCTCCTCATGGAGGTAACCCTGAAGGCCAATCGAGAGGCCCGCTTGATTTATGAGGATCGTTCAAACCGTTACCGAGAAGGCCAATTGAAGCAGAAACCCCTTTCTCCTCGTTTTGATTTTTCCAAACCCATTGCCTTATATGAAAGGGTTTTGACGCTTTATCCTTCAAGGCCGGCCAATGACCGGGTTCTTTACCAGCTGGCCCGTGGGTATTTAGAGGAGGGAAAAACACATTCCGGCCTTCAAACGTTGCATCTATTAATGACCCGTTATCCAAGCAGTTCCTATTTTTTGGAAGCGGCTTTTCGGGTGGGAGACTTGAGGTTTGAACTGGGTCTTTTTCAGGAGGCCAACCAGGCTTATCAAGTCATTGTAGAAAAAGGACCCAGTCCTTTTTACCAGAAAGGGCTTTATAAAATAGGTTGGTCTTATTTTAAACTTCAGGATTATAATCGCGCCATTCAAACATTGGGAATTTTTTTAGATGAAAAACGGGTTGGAGAAAATAAGGATAAAAAAATGGAATCGGAAAGACCACTCGACCGGTTGAACGATTTAGATTGGGAAATGATTCAAGAAGTGGTCCGGGTCATGGCGGTTTCCTTCGACTATTTAGGAGGGGGACCTGCTTTAGTTCAATATTTTAAGGGGATTGGGAACCGGGAATACGAAGAGATGATTTATCGGGGGTTAGGGGATTTTTATTTAGCAGGAGGAAATCCTCAAAAAGCCATATCAGTTTATTCCCTTTTTCTTAAACAATACCCTTTTCATCCTCACGCCCCTTCCCTGCAGTGGTCCCTGATTCAGGCCTATGATCAAGAACAAAAAATCGGTCGGGCCACAGAAGCCAGAATTCAATTTGTCCAGCTTTTTGGACCGGAAAGTCAATGGGTCCAAAGAAATGCAAACCAGAGACAAGGTCTCTATGAAAGTCGGATGAAAGACACCACTTACCGCCTGGCGCTCTTTTTTCACTCGGAGGCCCAACGGGTAAAACAAAAGGGTCCTCTTATGAAGGCGGTTCATTGGTATCAGTCTTTTCTTTCCCATTATCCAGGATCCAAAGAAGCACTGGAGGTTCACTTTCTTTTTGCTGAAAGTTTGTTTGAATTGGGAAGGTTTTTAGAAGCTGCGAAGGCCTATGAGGTTGTAGCGTATGAATATCCACACCATTCAAAAAGCGAAGAAGCCGCCTATGCGGCTTTGGTTGCTTATGAGCAGTGGCAAACGGTTGTGCTGAAGGAGGAATCAACAGAGGCTGAAAAGATTCTCCTTCAGAATTCCAAAAAATTTTTAGAGAGGTTTCTCAATCATTCCAAAACCCCTGAGGTTCTATTAAAAGTGATCAATTTGGAATATCAAAGAGGAGATCTTTCTGAAGCACGAAAGTTTACCCGCCTTTTCTTAGATCATTCCGATGCGGAGGATCCAATGAAAACCCAGGCTTACCAAATGTTAGGAGCCGGCTATTTTCAGGAAGGACAATATATGTCCGCAGCGGAGGCTTATGGATCGGCTTTTCGACTTTTACAACCTGAACATCCAAAAAGGAAAGAGTTTCAAGACTTAATGGCTTTATCTCTTTATCAAGAAGCCGAACGGTTAAAAGCCGAGGGAAATGTTGAGGAGGCCTCGGAGTTGTTTTTGAGAATTTCGGAGGAGATTCCAGGAGCCAAAACAGCGGAAGCCTCTCTTTATGAGGGGTCTTTATTATTATTACAGCAAGGTAAAAAAAAGAAAGCGAGTGCCAATTTAGAGAAATTGATCGAATCTCCTTCCCCCTATCAAAACCAGGCGAAGCGTAAACTGGCAGTTCTCTATGAGAAAATGAATAGACCGGTTGATGCGGCTAAACTCTATGATCAATTTTGGAAAGCAGAGCAAGAGGCAGGAAAAAAGACAGATATCCTTTTTTATACTGCCGGCCTGTATGAAAAGGGGGGTAAATGGAAGGTTGCAGCGGATCGATTCCAGAAAGCTGCTGCCCAATTCCCAGTGGACAGTAAGGGGAAAATTGAATCGATTTTTCGTTCGGCACAAAATCTTTTTCGAGAGGGAGACTTGCAAGGCTCCCAAAAACTTTATTCATCCGTTATTTTCCTGTACCAAGGTTCTCATTCGACCCTTGATTCCGTTTCCCCTTTTGTGGCTCAGTCCTATCTGATTTTAGGACGGGGAAGGCATGAAGATTTTTTAAAGGTACAATTAAAACACCCGTTGGAGGAGAATCTTAAATTGAAGGAGAATTTGAGGGTAGACGTTTTGGAGCAATATGAAAAAGCCGCTGAATTTAAAATTAAAGAGATTGTTACGGAGGTTTCATACCGAAAAGGAAAGCTTTTTGAAGATTATGGTCTTTCCATTGCCCAGTCTGAGCGCCCTTCTGATTTAAAACCAGGGGAATTACAGGAATATAATTTGCTGCTTGAAAAAGAATCCCAACAATGGAAGGAAAAGGCAGTATCCGCTTATGAAAGGAATGTCCATCGAGCCCAGACCGTTGGCCTTTATGACCTCTGGGTTAAGAAAAGTTTTGAGCGGTTGGGCATTCTTAACCCGCAACGCTATCAAAAAAAGGAATTTGAAGAAAGTGTTTTTCGAGAAACCGGGTTTTAA
- a CDS encoding tetratricopeptide repeat protein, translating to MKCFLFVMVGVFLIPMGCSWSRKSESTIQQDRQFIEESSEPLGYFKEGIQLMDKGKKDGAILAFQKALKINPDIAVIHNNVAVLFKQKEMFEKAQEHYQKAIGLDPDNAEVHNNLGILYREMGKFQDSEKEYLEAIRVSGNFAPAYFNLGILYDLYLNQPEDAILYYIHYLKRGGKHRSRIEGWILELEQRLDWENNNGKEQD from the coding sequence TTGAAGTGTTTTCTCTTTGTAATGGTCGGAGTGTTTTTAATTCCAATGGGTTGTTCTTGGTCCCGAAAAAGCGAGTCTACCATACAGCAAGACCGCCAGTTTATTGAAGAATCCTCAGAACCTCTGGGGTATTTTAAGGAGGGGATACAACTGATGGATAAAGGGAAAAAAGATGGAGCCATTCTTGCTTTTCAAAAAGCGCTGAAGATCAACCCTGATATTGCGGTGATCCATAATAATGTGGCCGTTCTGTTTAAGCAAAAGGAGATGTTTGAAAAAGCCCAGGAACATTATCAAAAAGCCATTGGGTTAGACCCAGATAATGCAGAGGTTCATAATAACCTTGGAATTCTTTATCGGGAAATGGGGAAATTTCAGGATTCGGAGAAAGAATATTTGGAGGCCATTCGGGTGAGCGGCAACTTCGCGCCGGCCTATTTCAATTTAGGGATCCTTTATGATTTATATTTAAATCAACCCGAAGATGCCATTCTGTATTATATTCACTATTTAAAGCGGGGCGGAAAACACCGTTCCAGAATTGAGGGTTGGATCCTAGAGTTAGAACAACGTCTCGATTGGGAGAATAACAATGGAAAAGAGCAGGATTGA
- a CDS encoding biopolymer transporter ExbD, whose protein sequence is MIPDEGLHIIGLWNLMVILIPFLLLSAVASQTTILNLYIPTGSSEAPTGPSEQTPFIVSITLDGFKIQAGENFLFSLPKKNGQYDLEGLSSTLYSLKKDFLNQNHLILLSDSEVSYDILVRVMDASRERVVIENGVIQSFPLFPMVSIGEGSE, encoded by the coding sequence ATGATTCCAGACGAAGGGTTGCATATTATTGGGTTGTGGAATTTAATGGTAATTCTCATTCCCTTTCTTTTGCTTTCCGCGGTGGCTTCTCAGACAACCATCCTAAATCTTTATATTCCCACTGGTTCGTCCGAGGCACCCACAGGGCCGAGTGAGCAAACCCCTTTCATTGTTTCAATCACCCTGGACGGGTTTAAGATACAGGCGGGGGAAAACTTTCTTTTCTCCCTCCCCAAGAAAAATGGACAATACGATTTGGAAGGTCTTTCATCAACGTTATATTCCCTTAAAAAAGATTTTTTGAATCAGAACCACTTGATTCTTTTAAGTGACTCTGAGGTTTCATATGACATACTGGTGAGAGTCATGGATGCCTCGCGGGAAAGGGTGGTGATTGAAAACGGTGTGATTCAATCTTTCCCTCTATTTCCGATGGTTTCCATTGGGGAGGGGAGTGAATAG
- a CDS encoding biopolymer transporter ExbD: MFRPKKYRHHIDPPRLNLTAMVDVFTVLLIFLLKSYAAEGGLLASNPDLHLPQSTSSIKPDSTLTLVITPDLIFVQDQRVVTTREVLQSSDLFIPQVGKALEENSKRLGVERNHGGKITILGDRRIPFRLLKSILFTANETGFSDLSLAVLHEERNNGN, from the coding sequence ATGTTTCGTCCCAAAAAATATCGTCACCATATTGACCCCCCTCGATTGAATTTAACCGCGATGGTGGATGTTTTCACGGTTCTGTTAATTTTTCTTTTAAAAAGTTACGCCGCGGAGGGGGGCCTTTTGGCATCCAACCCTGATCTTCACCTTCCCCAGTCAACGTCTTCCATCAAACCTGACTCAACACTAACCCTGGTGATTACTCCGGACCTTATTTTTGTTCAGGATCAACGGGTTGTGACAACTCGGGAGGTGCTTCAAAGCAGTGACCTTTTTATTCCTCAGGTGGGTAAAGCTTTAGAAGAAAATTCAAAACGTCTTGGTGTGGAAAGAAACCATGGAGGAAAAATCACCATTTTGGGGGACCGGCGGATTCCTTTTCGTTTATTAAAAAGTATCCTGTTTACGGCAAATGAAACAGGTTTTAGTGATTTATCGTTAGCGGTCCTCCATGAAGAAAGGAATAACGGAAATTGA
- a CDS encoding MotA/TolQ/ExbB proton channel family protein, producing the protein MEILHFLVSGFKAGGIFMYGILFVLAIGTAIALERGLTLFIRGRLEARAVWKKLKELIEEDQLQEALHLCQNIKAPLGRVWTSGLQEALNSEASERKIEGSMEETLLEVLPLLEKRVHYLYSLSNVSTLLGLLGTVVGLIRSFSAISLADPAQKSALLANGISLALNNTAFGLLVAILLMLTYSFMQARSAKLGDELDEFSVRLAHLLTSKKKIPVV; encoded by the coding sequence ATGGAAATTCTTCATTTTCTTGTAAGTGGTTTTAAAGCGGGTGGTATCTTTATGTATGGCATTCTTTTTGTGTTAGCCATTGGAACGGCTATTGCTTTGGAGCGAGGGCTAACTCTATTCATACGGGGGCGCTTGGAAGCAAGAGCAGTTTGGAAAAAGTTGAAGGAATTAATTGAAGAGGATCAACTCCAGGAGGCTTTACACTTATGCCAAAATATAAAAGCCCCTTTGGGAAGGGTGTGGACCTCCGGACTCCAAGAGGCTCTAAACTCGGAGGCATCGGAGCGAAAAATCGAAGGCTCAATGGAAGAGACCTTGTTGGAGGTCCTTCCACTTCTAGAGAAAAGGGTGCATTATTTGTATTCTCTATCGAATGTGTCAACCCTCCTCGGTTTGCTGGGAACGGTTGTTGGATTGATTCGGTCCTTCAGTGCCATTTCTCTTGCAGACCCGGCTCAAAAATCTGCCCTTTTGGCCAATGGTATTTCCCTGGCCCTAAATAACACCGCCTTTGGATTATTGGTTGCCATACTTTTAATGTTGACCTATTCCTTTATGCAAGCCAGGAGTGCGAAACTGGGAGATGAGTTGGATGAATTTTCAGTGCGATTGGCTCACCTGTTAACCTCTAAAAAAAAGATACCGGTGGTATAA
- a CDS encoding FAD-binding and (Fe-S)-binding domain-containing protein — MLRNEIHQLTQYFPQKKILSDGPALTAYSIDAGIYKVLPLAVVLAEGLTDIKKAILYSKATGVPITARSGGTNLTGNAIGPGIILEFSRINRILEINKEGLWARVQPGIVYAELNRDLSKKGLMFAPDPSSGDMCKLGGMMGNNAAGPHSLKYGATKDNVLELEITLASGKTLTAKPYILNSSPCRDLLQEHRELRDILDLVQQNAELINRKKRQVSKNSSGYNLFALAEGLERGVFDLPRLFIGSEGTLGLTTEAKIKLVSKPQRVVTALMYFRKLEQIGNAVNDLLTLEPSALEMLDSNSMDLVGRKDFDIPNEAQVLLLMEFDHGNMDIKLDEAKKICQGYSLCGPMEIALGKEKQENLWKVRKALYPTLYRYDQGKKPINFADDVVVPAKRLPDLIRYLDGYFKKIEVPVAIYGHIGNGNAHINPLLNVNRPEDFQKMVAISKEIHQTVISRYDGSICGEHGDGRVRAEFVKDLYGEEMYHLFKTTKKILDPQNILNPGVKITDTPFTQDIDFLRLSKPCATCAKCNSVCPVYDVLQEESNSARGWFHILTDPNYSYEESKRVVESCLNCKSCREVCPAGIDVSALVLEKREESPRWITGVLSFLQSKPKTFIPLMKLAGRTQPVWDNFLGRWVLEKISRLIMYPINKKARIPREMVLPKFATQTLREKFNHLTEERGHTQTLAYFHGCAANLFQDGVGEALLKVLDHHGINPVLPRQRCSGTPIQTYGHKKNLLDSARFNMDSLSRFDRIITSCASCTLMLKDYPDLFPDPSENQKARDLSKKVIHITQFLNDYVRLKPFPSPNHPREKKLTYHSSCHLRVAGVTKEPRDLLKKLPGYSYVEMENANRCAGGAGTFIVKDYDLSQKVFKRKRKGILESEADVVTTSCPACMIQLKNGLRKNLSVKHVVQVLAETYQL, encoded by the coding sequence ATGCTCCGTAATGAAATTCATCAGCTGACCCAGTATTTTCCTCAAAAAAAAATTCTGTCCGATGGACCCGCTTTAACCGCCTATTCAATCGATGCTGGCATTTACAAGGTTTTACCCCTGGCAGTGGTTTTGGCGGAAGGTTTAACAGACATCAAAAAAGCAATTCTATATTCCAAAGCCACAGGCGTACCGATTACAGCCAGAAGCGGGGGAACAAATTTGACCGGAAACGCCATTGGACCGGGGATTATTTTAGAATTTTCTCGAATAAACCGTATTCTGGAAATTAATAAGGAAGGGTTATGGGCCAGGGTTCAACCGGGAATTGTTTACGCAGAGTTAAACCGAGATCTTTCAAAAAAAGGACTCATGTTTGCCCCCGATCCTTCCAGCGGAGACATGTGTAAATTAGGAGGAATGATGGGGAACAATGCGGCTGGCCCCCATTCCCTGAAATATGGCGCAACAAAGGACAATGTTCTAGAACTTGAAATTACCCTTGCCTCAGGGAAAACGCTCACTGCCAAACCTTACATTCTTAACAGTTCACCCTGCAGAGATTTGCTTCAGGAACACAGAGAACTTCGGGATATCCTGGACCTGGTTCAACAAAACGCCGAACTGATCAACCGAAAAAAAAGACAGGTTTCGAAAAATAGTAGTGGGTATAACCTTTTTGCCTTGGCAGAGGGTTTGGAACGAGGAGTTTTTGACCTTCCCCGACTTTTTATAGGAAGCGAGGGAACCTTGGGCCTGACGACAGAAGCCAAAATAAAACTGGTCTCAAAACCCCAAAGGGTGGTCACCGCTTTAATGTACTTTCGGAAACTGGAGCAAATTGGAAATGCAGTCAATGATTTGCTCACCTTGGAACCCAGTGCGCTGGAAATGCTGGACTCCAATTCAATGGACCTGGTGGGACGAAAGGATTTCGACATTCCCAATGAGGCCCAAGTACTTCTCTTAATGGAATTCGACCATGGGAACATGGATATAAAATTAGACGAAGCCAAAAAAATATGCCAAGGGTATTCCCTCTGCGGTCCCATGGAAATCGCTTTGGGAAAAGAAAAACAGGAAAACCTATGGAAAGTTCGAAAAGCCCTTTATCCAACTTTATACCGTTATGATCAGGGGAAAAAACCGATTAATTTTGCAGATGATGTTGTGGTTCCGGCAAAAAGGTTACCTGATTTGATCCGCTATCTAGATGGCTATTTTAAAAAAATAGAGGTTCCTGTTGCAATATATGGACATATCGGAAATGGAAACGCCCATATTAACCCCCTCTTAAACGTCAACCGTCCGGAGGATTTCCAAAAAATGGTGGCCATCTCTAAAGAAATACACCAAACCGTCATAAGCCGTTATGACGGATCAATTTGCGGAGAACACGGGGATGGACGAGTACGGGCAGAGTTTGTGAAAGATCTTTATGGCGAAGAGATGTACCATCTTTTTAAAACCACCAAAAAGATCCTGGATCCCCAAAATATTCTCAATCCAGGAGTGAAAATCACAGACACTCCTTTTACTCAGGACATTGATTTTCTTCGCCTTTCCAAACCCTGTGCGACCTGCGCCAAATGCAACTCGGTTTGCCCGGTGTATGATGTCCTTCAAGAAGAATCCAACAGTGCGCGCGGATGGTTCCACATTTTAACCGATCCCAATTATTCCTACGAAGAATCAAAACGGGTCGTGGAATCCTGCTTAAACTGCAAATCCTGCCGGGAAGTGTGTCCCGCAGGGATTGATGTCTCCGCATTGGTATTGGAAAAAAGGGAGGAGTCCCCCCGTTGGATCACGGGGGTTTTATCTTTTCTTCAATCTAAACCAAAAACTTTTATTCCCTTGATGAAATTGGCGGGAAGAACACAACCGGTTTGGGACAATTTCCTGGGCCGATGGGTTTTGGAAAAAATAAGTCGTTTAATAATGTATCCCATCAATAAAAAGGCGCGGATTCCCCGGGAAATGGTTTTGCCAAAATTTGCCACGCAAACCCTTCGTGAAAAATTCAACCATCTCACAGAAGAGCGTGGACATACCCAAACCTTGGCCTATTTTCACGGATGTGCCGCCAATTTATTCCAGGATGGCGTGGGAGAGGCCCTATTGAAAGTTCTTGACCACCATGGGATCAATCCGGTCCTTCCCAGACAACGTTGTTCCGGAACACCCATTCAAACTTATGGGCACAAAAAAAACCTGTTGGATTCCGCCCGTTTTAACATGGACTCCCTTTCCCGTTTCGATCGAATTATCACCAGTTGTGCCTCCTGTACCCTCATGTTAAAAGATTATCCCGACCTCTTCCCTGATCCCTCAGAGAATCAAAAAGCAAGGGATCTTTCCAAAAAAGTAATTCATATCACCCAGTTTTTGAATGATTATGTCCGTTTAAAACCCTTTCCCTCTCCCAACCACCCACGTGAAAAAAAATTAACCTACCACTCTTCTTGCCATCTTCGGGTGGCCGGGGTAACCAAAGAACCCCGGGATTTATTGAAAAAACTCCCTGGGTATTCCTATGTTGAAATGGAAAATGCAAACCGCTGTGCGGGGGGTGCGGGAACATTTATTGTCAAAGATTATGACCTTTCTCAAAAAGTTTTTAAAAGGAAACGGAAAGGCATTTTGGAAAGTGAAGCAGATGTGGTCACCACCAGTTGCCCGGCCTGTATGATTCAATTGAAAAACGGTTTAAGAAAAAACCTATCTGTCAAGCATGTGGTCCAGGTCCTCGCAGAGACTTACCAATTATAA
- a CDS encoding AgmX/PglI C-terminal domain-containing protein, which produces MAVPVFERVPPRNARLILQPPKPPEVVQPVSKPQLRKPEGKKVSPSPPRIEPLKPSQKPKVEVPPIIPVSPPITQEQNREVAKKSGLLKLLARKNPTQGEPKGEAFPQAETLTSLSSLAGTEERILNLDREEKEDVSFNVPLNSPQIDDFLLAGRTATIVENPFEIKGDSSSLRLRSYDSILKVIQSHQSGIEFIYNKALQKNPQLMGQIVFEFKILSNGTLSKITNVSSNLDQKEFEVALLKHIQAWRFEPIPEGEVTIIYPIKFSPV; this is translated from the coding sequence ATGGCGGTTCCGGTATTTGAACGTGTTCCTCCAAGAAATGCTCGGTTGATCCTTCAGCCTCCCAAACCTCCAGAGGTGGTTCAACCGGTTTCAAAGCCCCAATTAAGGAAGCCAGAAGGAAAAAAAGTGTCTCCCTCTCCCCCGAGGATCGAACCTCTCAAACCCTCCCAAAAGCCGAAGGTTGAGGTCCCCCCCATCATCCCCGTTAGCCCTCCAATTACCCAAGAGCAAAATAGGGAGGTCGCAAAGAAAAGCGGATTATTGAAATTATTGGCAAGAAAAAATCCGACCCAAGGGGAGCCAAAAGGGGAGGCCTTTCCTCAAGCGGAAACCCTGACCTCACTTTCCTCCTTAGCCGGAACGGAGGAGAGGATATTAAACCTAGACCGGGAAGAAAAAGAGGACGTTTCCTTTAATGTGCCTCTCAATTCTCCCCAAATAGATGATTTCTTATTGGCAGGGCGTACTGCCACCATTGTGGAAAATCCATTTGAGATCAAAGGAGATTCTTCCAGCTTAAGGCTTCGAAGCTATGATTCTATTCTCAAAGTCATCCAGAGCCATCAAAGTGGTATTGAATTCATCTATAATAAAGCACTTCAGAAAAACCCTCAATTGATGGGCCAAATTGTATTTGAGTTTAAAATTCTTTCAAATGGAACGCTTTCAAAAATTACCAATGTATCCTCTAACCTGGACCAAAAGGAGTTTGAGGTGGCCCTTTTAAAGCATATCCAGGCATGGCGTTTTGAGCCCATTCCCGAGGGTGAGGTCACGATCATTTACCCAATCAAGTTTTCCCCAGTTTAA
- a CDS encoding TIGR02266 family protein — protein sequence MRIPILKTEKYKNCHVEIDKKNETLILFGPKDNKIGNLTLQEILDYLTGAISINKRRAPRTPLSLRIRYTNPEGKWYESITDTIGGGGLFIETRTPFHPGTPVTVEMSLPGKKDKPIQAEGVVAWTRKKFERILYFPGMGIQFTKVSKDDQRFLISEINLLNSLRGLQEGTDQKE from the coding sequence ATGAGAATTCCGATTTTAAAGACAGAAAAATATAAAAACTGCCATGTAGAAATCGATAAAAAAAATGAAACGCTTATTTTATTTGGCCCCAAGGATAATAAAATTGGAAACCTGACCCTCCAGGAAATTTTAGATTATTTAACTGGAGCCATTTCCATAAATAAAAGAAGAGCACCACGAACCCCTCTCTCTTTGAGAATCCGGTACACCAATCCCGAGGGTAAATGGTATGAGAGCATCACGGACACCATTGGAGGTGGAGGACTTTTTATTGAAACCCGTACCCCCTTCCACCCAGGGACCCCTGTAACGGTGGAAATGTCCCTTCCTGGGAAAAAGGATAAACCCATCCAAGCAGAGGGAGTGGTGGCTTGGACTCGGAAAAAGTTTGAACGGATACTCTATTTTCCAGGGATGGGGATTCAATTTACAAAGGTATCCAAAGACGACCAAAGGTTTCTCATTTCTGAAATTAATCTTTTGAATAGTTTACGTGGACTCCAAGAAGGAACCGACCAAAAAGAATAA